CGGAGAACTATACTTGAATCGGACAAAAAAGGTTTCTCCAATGTGTTTATTTTCCAGAATTTGTCGAACTCAGCTTTGGACGTACTAATATCATCTGATAGTATGATTACTGCAGGAGTGTCGTCTCTGTCCAAGTTGAAGAAACAAAAACTGCGGGTATAATTACTGACTTTGCTCGTGTATGCACCTGTTAAATCAACTTTAAAACAGCTATATAAGGGTTTTTGTAAGGATGGGCCAAAGTCAGAATAAATCACCCTCCCATTATCAAACCAAGGATCCGACATTACTTCTTGAGGTGTTTCCGGAACCCTTTGATTAAATTTTGTTCCCCCATCATTCTTGGCTCTGCGATAAATTTCTTCTTTAGGGTCAATAACCAGCATCATACTGTGTGCAATAGACCTTTTATTAAAATTATAATCATAAGGAATTCCATAAGCAACGTAGAGTCCAAGATCACAGATCTGTAACCCGCGGTAATACAGTTGAATTGCTCCCGCATCAGCATGTTGATGATTCCCAAAATGATACCCTCCTCCCTTTATTTCTGCAACAACATCGTTACTGTTGTCGTTCATATTCCAACCTGTTCGGGCAATTAACCCACCCAAAACAGACCCAAAGTCAATAGATAAGGGTAGGGAAGAAATGTCATACTCAGGTTCAAGGTCAGGGTCATTTAGTAACAAAAACAAAACAGGATTATCTGGAAGACCTCCCTGACGTTCAAACTCGGCTTTTATGATCGGATCATTTGCATATGAGTAATCTAATAGCATCGTTTGAGGGTTCTTCCAATAAACACCACTTTTGGAAAACATGTCTCCGTCACGTAGCATCTCTCCATCAGGGAGTCGCATATATAACCAATAGTTTGTTAAACCCATGATGTTGTCATCAAAAACACGCATACCCGCCATTCGATAAAAGAGCCATGCAGCATGCATTTCCCATCCGTGTCTATATGCCCCGTAATCTACTCCTTGACTATGGCGAGGAGACTGATATTCAAAAGATCTCATAGGTACTAATTCTTCTAGAATAAGATAGGAGGTATAACGATATGGTTCCGGATCTTCATCATAAATAGCGATACTCATAGCCAGAAGATCTCTATTAACTTGTGCTTCACTTGCATGACCGCTAACAATGCTTTCTTTGAATGGAGGCCATCCGATTTCCATATTATCAGCGAGCCGCATCATTTCGGAATATAGAATCTTTCTATCCCCTTCATGAATGATGTCATAACACCAGTCATAAACAAGGGCTGTTGTGTAGATGGCTCTTCCTATATCCCTCGTTATATCCCCCGATTTTACATTTCCAAATTCGAGAACGGATAAATAATCGAGTATTAGTCTTACGGCTTCGTTTCCTATCTTGAGATTCCCAGTCATGAGATAATAAAAAGCTTTTTCCTGTACAACCCTTTCTAACACTGGATTCTGGGCTATTTCCCTTGTTGGATTAAATTCAAAAGGAAAAGGAATTAATACTTTTTCTTTTAGGTTCTTCCAAACTGAGAGATTTTCTCCTTTAGTTAACCTCTTTTGTATGACAGGTAATATATCTTTATCTACCCAAAGTCGGGGTCTGCTTGTCGGCGGGACAATTTTAGGATGATAATTTGCTACTCCTGGAGGAATTGTCAACGGAATATAACTTTCTATTTCAACAGCACCTAATAAAATACCTTTTGGTAGCCAAACTTTTAATACTTGTTTTCCCCCTTTCAGTTGAAAGCGTCCTAATGAGTGGTTCGTATAATTATATTCATCAGATATTATTCGCTTTGTGATACGTTCATTGTCTATCTGAATTTTGGCAAAACGGGTCTCTACTTTACTCCCAACTTCTATTTCTTCATCTCTTATGACAGAAGTGCTTATCGTATAAATACCCGACATGGGAATTTCTATATGAAATATTGCATCCGGATCAGTATCTGTTTGATCATGTACTTTTTCTACAACATCATCTTTTAATATCACCCAGTTTAAATGGAGGTCGCTCTCTCTTTTTACTATCTTTGTGGTTTTATTATTAATCTTTGCTTTGGAAACGTCTAATACAGATATATAACCATTTTTCTTTGATGATTCACTTGCTAAGGGGAAAGAAGATTGCGCAAGAATATCGATGCTAAGTGAGCTAAAAACAATATAAGTTATTAAACAATACAGGATATAGTTCTTAAGCATTCCTTTCATATTCTTTGATGCTGGCAAAATTAAACAATACTTATTACTTTGGATATTTCTACCAAAGTCAATTATAAATAATTATTATATTAATTATCAATGAATTACATTTAACTTACTTCACTGATTGTGTTTTGTGGATATTTGTAAAATTCGTGTTTATGCAAGTTGAATCCATTTTAATATCCAATCCCGTATAATTGAGTTGAACGATTTTATTAAAGTGCGAATCATATACAGGAGCAAGAAGTTCTAATGCAATATCAGCCTTATATGAACGAATATCATTCATGTAAATATTATACATATTTCCAGCCTTAAACCCTTGGCCATATTGTCCGTTTCCGTAGATCCGTATTATCTTCCTTTTTCCACCTTTCGGATTATCGGAAATATTAGAGCAGAAAATATTATATATCCTTGTCCTTGAGGGAAGAATAATCAACACATGATGGTTTCCCGATGTATTAACATTACGACAAACAATATCATGCATATCTGCACCGTAAGAATAATCTGAATATCTTACAGGAAGTAGAGGAAAGATATATTTCTCATTACTCCATCTAGATTCATCAAAAGCACCAAATACAATGGTGTCGTCTGATGTCTCACCAGTAATATTTTCAATCAGAATATTAGAGCCGCCCTGAATAATATCTATACCATCACCATTCTTTACAGTAGTTTTGAAATCAATTGTATGAATATGACCATTCTTACACCCATTCGTCACAACGATAGCCCAACTATGCGTTTTGGTTACTTTCAATCCGGAGATTTCAAAACCATCTACGTATGAAAGTAATATGGAAAAATTCCGCCATCCCCAAAAATCTCCTAACCATTGTTCTTTTATGCCTGTTTTGGGATTAATTCCTTCATAGAAAAAGTCTGCTCCTTCTACAGTTGCTCCATTCAGTCCTACAATACGGATATTTTGTGCAGGTAATAGTTTTTTTACATATCCATTAGGATTATTTTTATCTATCTCAAAATTGTCGGAACGAA
This window of the Proteiniphilum saccharofermentans genome carries:
- a CDS encoding glycoside hydrolase family protein, which codes for MKSILMYPLSLLFLFFQIGVMNAEELLPYDKDNKSICVKPEDFEGRNISEKISNALDFLKKCNGGIILFKDNPLYLISESICLPSNTKMIIDGCKIKLADHVFDNIIRSDNFEIDKNNPNGYVKKLLPAQNIRIVGLNGATVEGADFFYEGINPKTGIKEQWLGDFWGWRNFSILLSYVDGFEISGLKVTKTHSWAIVVTNGCKNGHIHTIDFKTTVKNGDGIDIIQGGSNILIENITGETSDDTIVFGAFDESRWSNEKYIFPLLPVRYSDYSYGADMHDIVCRNVNTSGNHHVLIILPSRTRIYNIFCSNISDNPKGGKRKIIRIYGNGQYGQGFKAGNMYNIYMNDIRSYKADIALELLAPVYDSHFNKIVQLNYTGLDIKMDSTCINTNFTNIHKTQSVK